From one Flavobacteriales bacterium genomic stretch:
- a CDS encoding DUF1761 domain-containing protein, protein MDVHLNHLAIIVAALSDLLVGALWYSPLLFYKPWRNANGFTDEGIKKALNPAKTYGLTCLFALIISYNLAFFLGSPDMNASQGATYGLLTGVWAALAFMIVGLFEQRKWGYMLINASYMLVAFTLKGLIIGAWR, encoded by the coding sequence ATGGACGTCCACCTGAACCACCTCGCCATCATCGTGGCCGCATTGAGCGACCTGCTCGTGGGCGCGCTCTGGTATTCGCCGCTGCTCTTCTACAAGCCCTGGCGCAATGCCAATGGCTTCACCGATGAAGGCATCAAGAAGGCTCTGAACCCAGCGAAGACCTACGGGCTCACCTGCCTCTTCGCGCTCATCATCAGCTACAACCTCGCCTTCTTCCTCGGCTCGCCGGACATGAACGCTTCGCAGGGTGCGACCTACGGCCTGCTCACCGGTGTATGGGCCGCGCTGGCCTTCATGATCGTCGGGCTCTTCGAGCAGCGCAAATGGGGCTACATGCTCATCAACGCGAGCTACATGCTGGTGGCCTTCACGCTGAAGGGGCTTATCATCGGGGCGTGGCGATGA
- a CDS encoding competence/damage-inducible protein A, producing the protein MKKEITAEIISIGDELLIGQTINTNAGWMGEQLSLIGIRPMRVRVIGDDRQAILDAFATSTADVVLITGGLGPTKDDITKQVLCEYFGTRLIRHPHIEAAIAAFFRSIGREPLEVNLAQADLPESCTVVPNDRGTASGMWFERKGRVFVSMPGVPYEMKAMMLKHVVPDLKRVFQPPTIVHRTILTTGLGESHLAQRIAAWEDSLAAEGIKLAYLPSPGLVKLRLSTYANNDPTDAHLRVARKADQLYRLIPELIFGEGEERLEEVVGRNLKERGETLSTAESCTGGYVSHLITGVPGSSAYFIGGVVSYANAVKMEELGIPSDMLELNGAVSQPVVERMASGVREALKTDWSIALSGVAGPDGGTEEKPVGTVWMAVAGPDGVQAAKVYLPGSRDLVIKRSALAALNMLRKSLLLRAVD; encoded by the coding sequence TTGAAGAAGGAAATCACCGCCGAGATCATCTCCATTGGTGATGAGCTGCTCATCGGGCAGACCATCAACACCAATGCTGGTTGGATGGGCGAGCAGCTCTCGCTCATCGGCATCAGGCCGATGCGTGTGCGCGTGATCGGGGACGACCGGCAGGCGATCCTGGATGCATTCGCGACCTCTACGGCTGACGTCGTGCTCATCACCGGCGGCCTGGGCCCCACCAAGGACGACATCACCAAGCAGGTGCTCTGCGAATACTTCGGCACGCGCCTGATCCGCCACCCGCACATCGAAGCCGCTATCGCCGCCTTCTTCCGCAGCATCGGTCGAGAGCCCTTGGAGGTGAACCTGGCACAGGCCGACCTCCCCGAATCCTGCACCGTGGTGCCGAACGACCGCGGCACGGCCAGCGGGATGTGGTTCGAGCGCAAGGGCCGCGTTTTCGTGAGCATGCCCGGCGTGCCTTACGAGATGAAGGCCATGATGCTCAAGCACGTGGTGCCCGATCTGAAGCGCGTCTTCCAACCGCCCACCATCGTTCACCGCACCATCCTCACCACCGGGTTGGGCGAGAGCCATCTGGCCCAGCGCATTGCGGCTTGGGAAGATAGCCTGGCCGCGGAAGGCATCAAGCTGGCCTATCTGCCCAGCCCCGGCCTGGTGAAGCTCCGCTTGAGCACCTACGCCAACAACGACCCTACCGATGCCCACCTACGCGTCGCGCGCAAAGCCGATCAGCTCTACCGCCTCATTCCGGAATTGATCTTCGGCGAAGGAGAGGAACGGCTGGAGGAAGTGGTGGGCCGCAACCTCAAAGAGCGCGGCGAGACGCTTTCCACGGCCGAGAGCTGCACCGGTGGCTACGTGAGCCACCTGATCACCGGAGTGCCCGGAAGCTCCGCCTACTTCATTGGTGGGGTGGTGAGCTACGCGAATGCGGTGAAGATGGAAGAGCTCGGCATCCCCAGCGATATGCTGGAACTGAATGGCGCCGTGAGCCAGCCCGTGGTGGAGCGCATGGCCTCCGGGGTGCGAGAGGCCCTGAAGACCGATTGGAGCATCGCCCTGAGCGGCGTGGCCGGGCCCGATGGCGGCACCGAGGAGAAGCCAGTGGGCACCGTATGGATGGCGGTTGCAGGCCCGGATGGCGTGCAGGCAGCCAAGGTCTATTTGCCCGGATCACGTGACCTGGTGATCAAGCGCAGTGCTTTGGCAGCCTTGAACATGCTACGCAAGTCCTTGTTGTTGAGGGCTGTAGATTGA
- the rpmG gene encoding 50S ribosomal protein L33: MAKKAKGNRVQVILECTEHKTSGQPGTSRYITTKNRKNTSERIELKKYNPILRKVTVHKEIK; this comes from the coding sequence ATGGCCAAGAAAGCAAAAGGCAACCGCGTGCAGGTGATCCTCGAATGCACCGAGCACAAGACGTCGGGCCAGCCCGGCACCAGCCGCTACATCACCACCAAGAATCGGAAGAACACTTCCGAGCGGATCGAACTGAAGAAGTACAACCCGATCCTCCGCAAGGTGACCGTTCACAAGGAGATCAAGTAA
- a CDS encoding PD40 domain-containing protein, which yields MKTQLLLLLLALTACGTPPVPLEEAPATPDLRIAFNVYTNTPEDNYEVFVMDLDGGNRKNITNTPGVDWVYASYGDRLLFLSDRDTCHRCYFLYEMDAEGNNVRRISDRQLQDSWMGSRFNGTEFIVDPKGINDTAFFRIGKDGVILDTLYHGLTYANDPCFSPDGEQVVFRGAREKVKHGYPAELHIINTDGCGLQQLTHYPANDTTAEWWAYHAGPPQWRSDDRITFCSKRKGNLSIFSIKSDGSDEQQLTPDGFDEDWHAWSPDGNWLVYSGTPLVSDEERPVYDIFLMDMRTMQARQLTTDTLSEQAPVFVRAAAH from the coding sequence ATGAAGACCCAACTCTTGCTCCTGCTTCTCGCGCTCACCGCATGCGGAACGCCACCGGTACCGCTCGAGGAGGCACCTGCGACACCGGACCTCCGCATCGCCTTCAACGTGTACACGAACACGCCCGAGGACAACTATGAGGTCTTCGTCATGGACCTCGATGGCGGCAACCGCAAGAACATCACGAACACGCCCGGTGTGGATTGGGTGTACGCGTCCTACGGCGATCGCCTCCTCTTCCTCAGCGACCGCGACACCTGCCACCGCTGCTACTTCCTCTACGAGATGGACGCAGAAGGCAACAACGTCCGTCGCATCAGCGATCGTCAATTACAGGACAGCTGGATGGGCTCGCGCTTCAACGGCACCGAGTTCATCGTGGATCCCAAGGGCATCAACGATACCGCCTTCTTCCGGATCGGCAAGGATGGCGTGATCCTAGACACGCTTTACCACGGCCTGACCTACGCCAACGACCCCTGCTTCTCACCAGATGGCGAACAGGTCGTCTTCCGGGGGGCGAGGGAGAAGGTGAAGCACGGCTATCCCGCCGAACTGCACATCATCAATACGGATGGCTGTGGCCTGCAGCAGCTCACGCACTATCCTGCCAACGATACCACCGCTGAATGGTGGGCCTATCACGCGGGTCCACCTCAGTGGCGGAGCGACGACCGCATCACCTTCTGCTCCAAGCGCAAGGGCAACCTCAGCATCTTCAGCATCAAGTCCGACGGCTCAGACGAGCAGCAACTGACGCCCGATGGCTTCGATGAGGACTGGCACGCCTGGAGTCCCGATGGCAACTGGCTCGTGTACAGCGGCACGCCGCTCGTGAGCGATGAGGAGCGCCCTGTTTACGACATCTTCCTCATGGACATGCGCACCATGCAGGCGAGACAGCTCACTACGGATACGCTGAGCGAACAGGCACCGGTATTCGTGCGGGCAGCCGCTCATTGA
- the ftsY gene encoding signal recognition particle-docking protein FtsY, giving the protein MALFGLFGKKKESSAAAAEQRALDSGLQRSREGLLGRLTRAVAGKSTVDEEVLDDLEEALVGSDVGVETTLRIIERIQQRVKRDKYVGTGELNALLREEIAALMRDPAPVDPAIRPYVIMVVGVNGVGKTTTIGKLANAFKKEGKSVVLGAADTFRAAAVDQLRIWSERVGVPLVQQGMNADPAAVAYDAVESAKARGADVVIIDTAGRLHNKVGLMNELTKVRNVMRKVVPDAPHEVLLVLDASTGQNAIEQARQFTKATDVTALALTKIDGTAKGGVAIGISDQFSIPIKYLGVGEGIDHLQVFEKKAFVEALFNA; this is encoded by the coding sequence ATGGCATTGTTCGGATTATTCGGCAAGAAGAAGGAATCGTCGGCAGCGGCCGCAGAGCAACGGGCGCTTGATAGCGGGCTGCAGCGATCGCGCGAAGGCCTCCTGGGCAGGCTCACGCGCGCTGTCGCAGGCAAGAGCACCGTGGATGAAGAGGTGCTGGACGATCTGGAGGAAGCGCTGGTGGGCAGCGACGTCGGCGTGGAGACCACTTTGCGGATCATCGAGCGCATCCAGCAGCGCGTGAAGCGGGACAAGTACGTGGGCACCGGCGAGCTCAATGCCCTGCTGCGCGAGGAGATCGCCGCGCTGATGAGGGATCCTGCGCCGGTGGACCCGGCAATCAGGCCGTACGTGATCATGGTGGTGGGCGTGAACGGCGTGGGCAAGACCACCACCATCGGCAAGCTCGCCAATGCCTTCAAGAAGGAGGGCAAGAGCGTGGTGCTGGGCGCTGCTGACACCTTCCGGGCGGCGGCGGTTGACCAGCTGCGCATCTGGAGCGAGCGCGTAGGCGTGCCGCTGGTGCAACAGGGCATGAACGCGGATCCCGCCGCCGTGGCCTACGATGCCGTGGAAAGCGCCAAGGCCAGGGGCGCCGATGTGGTGATCATCGACACCGCTGGGCGCCTGCACAACAAAGTGGGCCTCATGAACGAGCTCACCAAGGTGCGCAACGTGATGCGCAAGGTGGTGCCGGACGCACCGCATGAGGTGCTCCTCGTGCTCGATGCGAGCACCGGACAGAACGCCATCGAGCAGGCGCGCCAGTTCACCAAGGCCACCGATGTCACCGCGCTCGCCCTCACCAAGATCGACGGCACGGCAAAGGGCGGCGTGGCCATTGGCATCAGCGACCAGTTCAGCATCCCCATCAAGTACCTCGGCGTGGGCGAAGGCATCGACCACCTGCAGGTCTTCGAGAAGAAGGCCTTCGTGGAGGCCCTGTTCAACGCCTGA
- a CDS encoding T9SS type A sorting domain-containing protein → MNRPLPLSLVLFAAPIALLAQPTINPINVPVIGDVVTIGLCSDIVDASALNSSAGAMQTWDFSGLTETTEEEFTFVDPASTPWASDFPASNLCGISWDGSHSYYITNANALETEGNAMVIPGSPPEDTAKFIFAVDHERILELPYTFGDGHIDGFSGTFNAGAFMGTMDGTIDVDVDGYGTLILPNGTYTNVVRYHFNRTQNNTILGNTTTQTKEQWGWVSEDHRFWLLLMEINFDGFATNDIVWYDKSPIMVGQQGMDDPAGSSLGLYPSPASTGSSVTITGATNLANAHVRIIDALGRTVLMGPVMRGAFSTTGLVPGQYLVRLLDANGRTARIGRLVIE, encoded by the coding sequence ATGAATAGACCGCTACCCCTTTCCCTCGTGCTCTTCGCGGCACCCATCGCGCTGCTCGCACAGCCCACCATCAACCCCATCAACGTGCCGGTGATCGGCGATGTCGTCACCATCGGCTTATGCTCCGATATCGTGGATGCGAGCGCGCTCAATTCCAGTGCTGGCGCCATGCAGACCTGGGACTTCAGCGGATTAACAGAAACCACCGAGGAGGAATTCACTTTCGTTGATCCGGCGTCAACGCCTTGGGCGTCTGACTTCCCAGCATCGAACCTCTGCGGCATTAGTTGGGATGGTTCGCACAGCTATTACATCACCAATGCGAACGCGCTGGAAACGGAAGGGAACGCCATGGTCATTCCCGGATCGCCGCCGGAGGATACCGCCAAGTTCATCTTCGCCGTGGACCATGAACGGATCCTCGAACTCCCGTACACGTTCGGCGATGGGCATATCGATGGTTTCAGCGGAACTTTCAACGCCGGGGCCTTCATGGGCACCATGGATGGAACCATCGATGTGGATGTGGACGGTTACGGAACCCTCATCCTGCCGAACGGCACCTACACCAACGTGGTGCGCTACCATTTCAATCGGACCCAGAACAACACGATCCTGGGCAATACCACTACCCAGACAAAAGAGCAGTGGGGCTGGGTTTCTGAGGATCATCGTTTCTGGTTGCTGCTCATGGAGATCAACTTCGATGGTTTCGCGACGAACGATATCGTCTGGTACGACAAGAGCCCCATCATGGTGGGGCAGCAAGGCATGGATGATCCGGCCGGCTCATCGCTTGGCTTGTATCCTTCACCGGCCAGCACCGGCAGCAGCGTAACGATCACCGGGGCGACTAATCTCGCGAACGCGCACGTCCGGATCATCGATGCCTTGGGACGCACGGTGCTCATGGGCCCGGTTATGCGCGGCGCGTTCAGCACCACCGGACTCGTGCCTGGCCAGTACCTGGTCCGCTTGCTCGATGCCAATGGCCGTACCGCCCGCATCGGCCGCCTCGTGATCGAGTGA
- a CDS encoding DUF2752 domain-containing protein codes for MDLVGSGPTLCLYKRVTGADCPGCGMTRSVFSLFHLEFEDAYRFNRGILALAPLLAWLWARELIRNIRLLLTGRRTSVLAA; via the coding sequence ATGGATCTGGTCGGCTCAGGCCCCACGCTGTGCCTCTATAAACGTGTCACCGGGGCGGATTGCCCAGGCTGCGGCATGACGCGCAGCGTGTTCTCCCTGTTCCATCTCGAGTTCGAGGATGCCTATCGATTCAATCGGGGCATCCTGGCCCTGGCTCCGCTGCTCGCTTGGCTTTGGGCGCGTGAGCTGATCCGGAATATCCGTCTCCTGCTCACCGGACGGCGTACATCGGTCCTTGCCGCATGA
- a CDS encoding OmpA family protein has translation MRTLLLALNVLLCASSARAQDSAGCKDHPLITRYPGATLAWCEEQNHVEYAIAKGPVTGYKKIDAWKEVKGRRTRLYYSIKGDFSIRDLYLNYQSALKSAGATMLAEGQQEKSTAPEVGSRTMIGIHYSRNDFPSSVGIRLLQGSASSGGSFYLAGSLDNKGTPVHIVVSGSQYTSEEKVMLVDLIEEVGVATDKIKVNAAWMKQQIELHGKVALNDILFDTDKATVQAGSLPIIAEIAKLLAMMPELKVFIVGHTDMTGTLEHNLDLSKRRAAEVVRLLTTEHGIAAARLDAHGAGPLAPAGTNMTDAGRQLNRRVELVAR, from the coding sequence ATGCGAACGCTCCTCCTCGCGCTGAACGTGTTGCTGTGCGCTTCATCTGCGCGTGCGCAGGACTCCGCCGGCTGCAAGGATCATCCGCTCATCACACGCTATCCCGGTGCCACGCTGGCTTGGTGCGAGGAGCAGAACCATGTGGAATACGCCATCGCCAAAGGCCCAGTGACCGGCTACAAGAAGATCGACGCGTGGAAAGAGGTGAAGGGCAGGCGTACTCGGCTCTATTACAGCATCAAGGGCGATTTCTCCATCCGCGACCTCTACCTCAACTACCAGAGCGCGCTGAAGAGCGCAGGCGCCACCATGCTCGCTGAAGGCCAGCAGGAGAAGTCCACCGCACCGGAAGTGGGCAGCCGCACCATGATCGGGATCCACTACTCGCGCAACGATTTCCCTTCGAGCGTGGGCATACGCCTGCTGCAAGGATCAGCGAGCAGCGGAGGCAGCTTCTACCTGGCTGGCTCGCTCGACAACAAGGGCACGCCGGTGCATATCGTGGTGAGCGGTTCGCAGTACACCAGTGAGGAGAAGGTGATGCTGGTGGATCTCATCGAAGAGGTGGGCGTGGCCACGGACAAGATCAAGGTGAACGCCGCGTGGATGAAGCAGCAGATCGAACTGCACGGCAAGGTGGCCCTCAACGACATCCTCTTCGATACCGACAAGGCCACGGTGCAAGCCGGATCACTGCCGATCATCGCCGAGATCGCGAAGCTGCTGGCGATGATGCCCGAACTGAAGGTGTTCATTGTAGGCCACACCGACATGACCGGTACGCTGGAACACAACCTTGACCTGAGCAAGCGCCGCGCTGCCGAGGTCGTGCGGCTGCTCACCACGGAGCACGGCATTGCAGCCGCGCGCCTCGATGCGCATGGCGCAGGCCCACTGGCACCTGCAGGCACGAACATGACGGATGCGGGCAGGCAGCTGAACAGGCGGGTGGAACTCGTTGCACGGTAG
- a CDS encoding TM2 domain-containing protein, translating to MEIINSPQKDWLTALLLCIFLGGLGVHRFYTGHTAIGIVQLLTLGGCGIWSLIDLIMIATGSFKDAQGRELLKK from the coding sequence ATGGAAATCATCAACTCACCTCAGAAAGATTGGCTCACCGCGCTGCTGCTCTGCATTTTCCTTGGCGGTTTGGGCGTGCATCGCTTCTACACCGGCCATACGGCCATCGGGATCGTTCAACTGCTCACGTTGGGTGGCTGCGGCATCTGGTCGCTCATTGACCTGATCATGATCGCCACCGGCAGCTTCAAGGATGCTCAGGGCCGCGAACTGCTCAAGAAGTAG
- the rpmB gene encoding 50S ribosomal protein L28, giving the protein MSKVCQITGKKVTVGHKVSHSNIKTKRTFAPNLQDRKFYMPEEKKWVSLRVSTAGMRTINKIGLAEALKRAKAKGYLAA; this is encoded by the coding sequence ATGTCGAAAGTCTGCCAGATCACCGGGAAGAAGGTCACCGTGGGCCACAAGGTGTCGCACTCGAACATCAAGACCAAGCGCACCTTCGCTCCGAACCTCCAGGACCGCAAATTCTACATGCCCGAGGAGAAGAAGTGGGTGAGCCTGCGCGTGAGCACCGCTGGCATGCGCACCATCAACAAGATCGGCCTGGCTGAAGCCCTCAAGCGCGCCAAGGCGAAGGGATATCTCGCGGCTTGA
- a CDS encoding response regulator transcription factor, with amino-acid sequence MNEIPNLITVAVVEDDREAREAIAAVIEAADGYVLRGAFSSAEEAMAALPDLEPDAVLMDIQLPGASGIECVRKLKDRLLDTDFIMLTAMDDEESVFRSLSAGATGYLRKGATPQDILDAIREVRQGGSAITPGIARLLVRSFQPQRDPGLSDREASVLARLCEGENYRSIADALFISANTVKAHIKSIYLKLHVNTRAEAVRAALRDRLV; translated from the coding sequence ATGAACGAGATCCCCAACTTGATCACCGTGGCCGTAGTAGAGGATGATCGCGAAGCACGCGAGGCCATCGCTGCGGTCATTGAAGCAGCCGATGGTTATGTGCTGCGTGGGGCCTTCTCGAGCGCGGAGGAGGCTATGGCGGCACTGCCTGACCTGGAGCCCGATGCCGTGCTGATGGACATCCAGCTGCCCGGCGCCAGCGGGATCGAATGCGTGCGCAAGCTGAAGGATCGATTGCTCGACACGGACTTCATCATGCTCACCGCGATGGATGATGAGGAGAGCGTGTTCCGTTCGCTGAGCGCCGGTGCCACTGGCTACCTGCGAAAAGGCGCCACTCCGCAGGACATCCTCGACGCGATCCGCGAGGTGAGGCAGGGAGGTTCCGCGATCACGCCCGGCATCGCACGGTTGCTCGTGCGCTCCTTCCAGCCGCAGCGCGATCCGGGGTTGAGCGATCGGGAGGCCTCGGTGCTTGCCCGGCTCTGCGAGGGCGAGAACTACCGCAGCATCGCTGACGCGCTCTTCATCAGCGCCAACACCGTGAAGGCGCACATCAAGAGCATCTACCTGAAGCTGCACGTGAACACGCGCGCCGAGGCGGTGCGTGCGGCCCTGCGCGATCGGCTGGTGTGA
- a CDS encoding AraC family transcriptional regulator, translated as MLLLFRQPEGPIAHAVEHITFHQGYHPPHAREVFVPDGGCEVVIDLSDAPKQRWHEEHGERCDVHKRGWVSGMRTSRIVIGVGSGAPMLVLRLHPGVLPALIGMPANELNDTVVDLDLLLGALFSPVRDALGETLEQRGAQAMMDEAEDVLAPLFPAITVERRVGIALHALQQRNGIGTVGAISDELGCSKKHLNDLFRRHCGLGPKRYASLVRFQTLLRRLEHETDPDWAQLALEHGFYDQSHMVNQFHEMTGYTPTRYMQVKGPFLNWLPVNDR; from the coding sequence ATGCTCCTGCTCTTCCGCCAGCCAGAGGGCCCGATCGCACACGCTGTAGAGCACATCACCTTTCATCAGGGCTATCACCCGCCGCACGCGCGCGAGGTCTTCGTGCCCGACGGCGGCTGCGAGGTGGTGATCGACCTGAGCGATGCGCCCAAGCAGCGCTGGCACGAGGAGCACGGCGAGCGCTGCGACGTGCATAAGCGCGGATGGGTGAGCGGCATGCGCACCTCGCGCATCGTGATCGGCGTGGGCAGCGGTGCGCCCATGCTGGTGCTGCGATTGCACCCAGGCGTGCTGCCTGCCTTGATCGGCATGCCAGCGAACGAACTGAATGATACCGTGGTGGACCTCGACCTATTGCTCGGCGCGCTCTTCAGCCCGGTGCGCGATGCGCTCGGTGAAACGCTGGAGCAACGCGGGGCACAGGCTATGATGGATGAGGCCGAAGATGTGCTGGCACCGCTCTTTCCCGCGATTACGGTGGAGCGACGGGTGGGGATCGCGTTGCACGCACTGCAACAACGCAATGGCATCGGAACGGTAGGCGCGATCAGCGATGAGCTGGGCTGCTCGAAGAAGCACTTGAACGACCTCTTCCGGCGCCATTGCGGGTTGGGACCGAAACGCTACGCGAGCCTCGTTCGCTTCCAAACGCTGCTGCGGCGCTTGGAGCACGAGACGGATCCCGATTGGGCGCAGCTTGCGCTGGAGCATGGCTTCTACGACCAGTCGCACATGGTGAACCAATTCCATGAGATGACCGGTTATACGCCCACCCGCTACATGCAGGTGAAGGGACCATTCCTGAATTGGCTGCCCGTGAACGACCGGTGA
- a CDS encoding DUF4295 family protein, producing MAKKTVATLKKADAKTFTKVIRMVKKETGGYSFVEQVVPSDEAEKLANAK from the coding sequence ATGGCAAAGAAGACCGTTGCAACCCTGAAGAAAGCAGATGCCAAGACCTTCACGAAGGTCATCCGCATGGTGAAGAAGGAGACCGGCGGCTACTCATTCGTGGAGCAAGTAGTGCCCAGCGACGAGGCCGAGAAGCTCGCCAACGCGAAGTAG